One region of Chryseobacterium muglaense genomic DNA includes:
- a CDS encoding phenylacetate--CoA ligase family protein yields MDFSVEYLKLDQLRQLQSERLASLVGYLVDKSDFYKGKFDELGISPQEIRTIEDISKLPITYKQDLRDNYPFGLFTVPKDELQRIHCSSGTTGKPTVVGYTKEDVDLFSEVVARSLNAAGAKPGMQLHNAYGYGIFTGGLGLHYGAEKLGMSVLPISGGMTTRQVDLIIDFKPEVICCSPSYALTIADEFAKRGISADEISLKYAVLGSEPWTEIIRHHIEERLGVHATNIYGLSEIIGPGVSMEDFEEKGGSYIWEDHFYPEILDPITKQPVPFGEEGVLVITTLTKKAMPLLRYWTNDITSLFYDENSKRTMVKMKPILGRADDMLIVRGVNVYPSQIEEAFSHVEGVVPNYYLTPIEKEQMCVALDIDVEIDDELIASKKLNQNTDDYTIFVGNFGKSIESEIKKRVGITTKVKIHAQDSLPKCEGGKINRILKTK; encoded by the coding sequence GTGGATTTTTCAGTTGAGTACTTAAAACTCGACCAACTAAGACAGCTTCAATCGGAAAGGTTGGCAAGTTTGGTGGGTTATCTTGTAGATAAGTCAGATTTTTATAAAGGAAAATTTGATGAATTAGGAATATCACCACAGGAAATAAGGACAATTGAAGATATTTCAAAACTACCAATCACTTACAAACAAGATTTAAGAGACAATTACCCGTTCGGATTATTTACTGTTCCAAAGGATGAATTACAAAGAATTCACTGTTCAAGCGGAACAACGGGAAAGCCGACGGTTGTAGGATACACAAAAGAAGATGTTGATTTATTCAGCGAAGTTGTAGCAAGATCTTTAAATGCAGCGGGAGCAAAACCTGGTATGCAGTTACATAATGCTTATGGATACGGAATTTTCACGGGCGGACTTGGTCTTCATTACGGAGCTGAGAAATTAGGAATGAGCGTTCTTCCAATTTCTGGAGGAATGACAACAAGACAGGTCGATTTAATTATAGATTTTAAACCTGAAGTTATTTGTTGTTCGCCTTCTTATGCTTTAACAATCGCTGATGAATTTGCTAAAAGAGGAATCTCGGCAGATGAGATCAGTTTAAAATATGCAGTTTTAGGTTCAGAACCTTGGACGGAGATTATCAGACATCACATCGAAGAAAGATTGGGCGTTCATGCAACCAACATTTATGGTTTAAGTGAAATTATTGGTCCTGGAGTTTCGATGGAAGATTTTGAGGAAAAAGGAGGTTCTTACATTTGGGAAGATCATTTTTATCCTGAAATTTTAGATCCGATTACAAAACAACCCGTTCCTTTCGGAGAAGAAGGTGTTTTAGTGATTACCACTTTAACGAAAAAAGCAATGCCGCTTTTAAGATATTGGACAAATGATATCACCAGTCTTTTTTATGACGAAAACTCGAAAAGAACAATGGTGAAGATGAAACCAATTCTTGGAAGAGCCGATGATATGCTGATTGTAAGAGGGGTAAATGTATATCCAAGTCAAATTGAAGAAGCATTTTCTCATGTAGAAGGCGTAGTTCCGAATTATTATTTAACACCGATCGAGAAAGAGCAAATGTGTGTTGCGTTAGATATTGATGTTGAAATTGATGATGAATTAATAGCTTCGAAAAAATTAAATCAAAATACCGATGATTATACTATTTTTGTCGGAAACTTTGGCAAAAGTATAGAAAGCGAAATAAAAAAGAGAGTAGGAATTACCACGAAAGTAAAAATTCATGCTCAAGACAGTCTTCCAAAATGCGAAGGTGGAAAAATTAATAGAATACTAAAAACAAAATGA